Below is a window of Chryseobacterium indicum DNA.
AATTTATGGATATCGCCATGACTGTGAATCCAAAAGATAAAATGGTAAATGCTGCCGAAGGAAAAATTGAAAAGTGGGTTCTGAGAAAAGCTTTCGAAGATATTCTTCCGGAATCTATTGTCTGGAGACAGAAAGAGCAGTTTTCGGATGGAGTTGGTTATTCATGGATCGATACTTTAAAAGCCGTTGCTGAAAAAGAAGTAACAGACGAAATGATGGCAAATGCAAAATTCAGATTTCCTTTAAATACGCCTCAAAACAAGGAAGAATACCGTTACAGAACAATTTTTGAAGAGCATTTCCCAAGTGAAACTGCGGCTGCAACAGTTCCTTCGGTTCCTTCCGTTGCTTGTTCTACGCCGATTGCACTGGAATGGGATGAAGCATTCAAAAATATGAACGATCCGAGCGGAAGAGCGGTAAAAGTGCATGAAACGTCTTACGGTGAGTAGATTCGGAAGTATGAGAGTGTGAGCGTTTTTTGAGTTTTTGAGATATTTTTTATTCTTCCCTATTTTTGGTTAACAAATAGAAGATGAGCATTCTGAAACGAAATCCTGAACTCTAAAAATCTAAACTTTACATAAAAATTTATCAATCCTGTAGCAATACAGGATTTTCTTTTGCATTTACCTTAATAATATTGTCAGAATTTAACCGTTAATCAAATATATTATCTAATAAATAATTATATTTGGAAAACGAAAATATCAATTATAAAAAAATGAGAAGAAACATTACTATCTTATTTGCTTTATTATCCATGACTTTTGCTTTCGGACAGGGAAAATATGGTAAATATCTTAGCTCCAAAAAACTGGCAATGGTGTATAAAAGTGTGAAAGATGGCGATAAAGACGACTTCTACCAACAATACTACTGGCTGGTAAAAGCGGAACAGCTGAAAACGTATCCTCACCTTAAAGAAATAAAACCAAAAGTTTTATATGAATTTGTAAAAAAAGTAAATCCTCAGAATCCGACTAAAAAACTGGATGCAAGAGGTAAAGAACTGAGACAGACGGCAGAATTATCGTTAAACCAGTATTTCAAAAACAAAAATCTGGATAACAATTCTGTTTTAATGTACAATCTGGAAACGTATGTAGACCCGTCAAAAGGACAGTATTATACAAAAGTTGATGCAGAAAAGATCAAAGAACTGGTTCCTAAAGAACTTTATGCCTTTAACTCCAATAATAGAAATACAGGAGAAGATAAAACGTATTATCTTTGGATCAATAAAGAAAAAGAAGATTTCAATATTGTAGATATCATTCCTGAAGAGAAAGAAAATAAAGCGTTCTATGCGAGAGTGAAGCAGTATCTTCCGAGCTATAAATTTTCAAAATATGTTCCTTCTGTGAAAAAAGGGACAAAAACGGACAGAACAGATGCAGATTTCTACTACATTATGCCGTTTGAGCAAAACACAGACAACATCGAATACAAAACAAAAGATTTCAAAACTTTCGAATTAAGCCAGTACAGAAAAGCCGGCGAAGAATGGAAAGGGGTTGAAAAACCAAGAAAATAAATTAAAAAGTCCTGTGAAGTTTCGCAGGACTTTTTTACTGGAATATTTTTTAATACAAATGGCACAAATTTTTGCACGAATATTCACAATTGCTCGTAAAATTTAAGAAAATAGAATATTATAAATGTTGTTATTGATAACATCATCAAAAACTTAAAATAGCTAACAGTTCAGGAGTATCAGGAAAAATATTGCGGCAAATAGATTTTTCCTTCGTGGAAATAATAGCTTAATCCATCGATTAACATCTTCTCTTTATTAAAAGGAATAAAAATTGCTTTGAAAATTACATTCTCATTTTTTTTGAACCAAACAAATCTGGAAGCTTTTCCAGTGAAAATACATGTCAGAAACACTTTCGCCGCCCCAAAATTCAATTAAGAAAATTCTGCCGCTGATTCTTGCAACGGCAATATTCATGCAGATGCTGGATTCCACTATTCTGAATACTTCTTTGCCTTCCATCGCAAAAGACCTTCAGGAATCTCCGCTGAATATGCAGAATGCCATCATCAGTTATGTTCTTACTTTAGCGGTTTTTATGCCGGCAAGCGGATTTCTGGCAGACCGTTTCGGAACCAAAAAAGTATTTATATTTTCCCTGATTCTTTTCAGTCTGGGATCGTTATTTTGTGCCATGTCTCAAAATCTTACACAGCTCGTTATTTCCCGTGTCATTCAGGGTATTGGAGGAAGTTTAATGACGCCTGTCGGAAAATTAGCTTTAATTAAGACTTTCGATAAAAGCGAATTATTAAAAGCCATGAACTTTGCCATTATTCCCGCATTAATAGGCCCTGTCCTCGGTCCTTTAGTAGGAGGTTATATGGTAGATTATCTTTCGTGGCACTGGATTTTTTTAATTAACATCCCGATCGGAATTCTGGGAATTGTTTTAGGTATAAAGTTCATGCCCAATTACACATCCAAAGACGTTGATTTTGATCTGAAAGGATTTTTGATCTTTGCAGCAGCCTCTCTCCTGCTTTCCATTGCTTTGGAACTTTTTGGAGATATGCAGAATACTACACCGGTTTTGGTTATTTTCATCTTAGGATTTCTTTGTCTTTATTACTATTACAGACACGCAAAACGGGATGAAAGCCCTATTTTTCCTTTAAATTTATTTCAGGTAAGAACTTTCAGAGTGGGAATTGTCGGAAATCTTGCCACCAGATTGGGAATCAGCTCTGTTCCGTTGCTTTTACCGTTAATGATTCAGATTGCCTATAAACAGTCGGCAGTAACTTCCGGTTGGATCATCGCTCCGATGGCTTTAACTGCAATGTTCGGAAAATCATACGTGATAAAAATTTTAGACCGTTTTGGTTACCGACAGACTTTAATGACGAATACTTTTATTATCGGAACACTGATCTGTCTTCTGGCAATTCCCGATATCAACACCTCATTGTATTGGTTTATTCCTATTATTTCCATTTTGGGATTCTTTAATTCCATTCAGTTTACTTCGATGAATACGATTTCTATTGCAGACCTTAGAAATTTCCAGACCAGCAGCGGAAATTCACTTATATCCGTTAATCAACAGCTTGCCATCGGATTCGGAATTGCTTTCGGATTAATTGTGCTTAAAATTTTCGAAAATACAAACCTTATTCACGGAGAAACTCATAATGCTTTCCGTTATACTTTTCTTACTGTGGGAATTTTAACGATCATTTCCGGATTTATTTTCCGCAGACTTCATATTTCGGATGGAAAGAATATGAAATCGAAAGAGGATTGATAAAAATAAAACGATTTGTCGATTTCCTAATTTAGGTAAGAAAAAATCAATTGTTTATTGATTTAAAGAGCTTTTTTCCAGCTTTCGTTACTCTCTTTTTTTGGATTCGGCGGCTGCTTCGCAGCCGCCGAATCCAAAAAAACTCAGACATACCGCTCAATGAGCTATGAAATTGTGGAGAACATTTATTCAACAGGAAATTTCAGCTTTAGTTCTGGAACCACCCCGTCAAAAATTTCTTCGAAATTTTCGCCACCCCTCCAAAGGAGGGGAATTTTTACATCCCAAATAAAAACTGAAAACATCCGTTCAGCGCAATGATCAATCAATCCCCCTTATTAACACAGATCAATGTACAGGATTTTTGTTTAAAATACCTTTGCTTCATAATACAACCATATTATGGCAACTAAAAAAATAGAAAAGATAGTATCTCCGAAACCTGCGCATTTTGTGGGCGACGGTTTTAGGGTTCATAATTTTATTCCGGGCGTTCAGGGAATGGATATGAAAAGGATGGATCCGTTCATCATGCTCGATTACAATTCAAAATTTCACTTTAACGGAACAGATCAGCCTCGCGGAGTGGGCGTTCATCCGCACCGGGGTTTTGAGACCGTGACCATAGCGTATAAAGGAAAAGTGCAGCATCATGACAGCGCAGGAGGTGGCGGAATTATCGGTGAAGGCGATGTACAGTGGATGACTGCCGCAAAAGGTGTTCTTCACAAAGAATATCACGAAAAAGAATGGGCAAAAGAAGGCGGAATTTTTCAGATGGTTCAGCTTTGGGTAAACCTTCCGTCGGTTTATAAAATGAGCTGTCCGAAATATCAGGCAATCAAAAATTCGGATATGACGAAAGTGGATCTCGGAGAAAACGGACATATTGAAGTGATTGCCGGAGAATATCAGAATCAGAAAGGTCCCGCTTTTACCTTCAGTCCGGTTCACATGATGAATGCAAAACTGAAAAATGGTGGAAAAGCAACATTCAGCTTTCCCGAAAATTTCAATACTGCTGCATTGGTGATAGAAGGAAGTATTATCGTTAATGATGAAGAAAAAGCGCCACTCAATCATCTCGTTGTGTTTCAAAATGAAGGAGAAAATTTTACTATAGAAGCAGCAGAAGACTCAATCGTTTTAATCATCAGCGGAATGCCTTTAAACGAGCCAATCTTTCCTCATGGACCATTTGTAATGAATTCCAGAGAAGAAATTATGCAGGCTTTTGAAGATTTCAATTTAGGGAGATTTGGTTATCTTGCAGATTAATTTTAATTAAAAATCACCATCAAGCTGTTCTTTTTCTTAATTTTATATATTTAGACAATGGTTCGGAAAATACCCGGATAATTTACTAATTATTTCAAGCCATTAAATAAAACATGGAAACTAATACGATTAAAGAACTGAGAAACAGAATAAACATTCCTTTACATTCAGCCCAAAAACTATTGAAAAGAAACAATAATAATGTGGAATTAAGCATACAGGAATTTCATCGCAACAAAATTAATACGATATGCAGATTAACTGAATGTGATGATAAAACTGCAAAAAAATATTACCATATCTGTAAGCATGATGAAGAGAAAGCCATGAAAAAAATTCAGGA
It encodes the following:
- a CDS encoding MFS transporter — translated: MSETLSPPQNSIKKILPLILATAIFMQMLDSTILNTSLPSIAKDLQESPLNMQNAIISYVLTLAVFMPASGFLADRFGTKKVFIFSLILFSLGSLFCAMSQNLTQLVISRVIQGIGGSLMTPVGKLALIKTFDKSELLKAMNFAIIPALIGPVLGPLVGGYMVDYLSWHWIFLINIPIGILGIVLGIKFMPNYTSKDVDFDLKGFLIFAAASLLLSIALELFGDMQNTTPVLVIFILGFLCLYYYYRHAKRDESPIFPLNLFQVRTFRVGIVGNLATRLGISSVPLLLPLMIQIAYKQSAVTSGWIIAPMALTAMFGKSYVIKILDRFGYRQTLMTNTFIIGTLICLLAIPDINTSLYWFIPIISILGFFNSIQFTSMNTISIADLRNFQTSSGNSLISVNQQLAIGFGIAFGLIVLKIFENTNLIHGETHNAFRYTFLTVGILTIISGFIFRRLHISDGKNMKSKED
- a CDS encoding pirin family protein is translated as MATKKIEKIVSPKPAHFVGDGFRVHNFIPGVQGMDMKRMDPFIMLDYNSKFHFNGTDQPRGVGVHPHRGFETVTIAYKGKVQHHDSAGGGGIIGEGDVQWMTAAKGVLHKEYHEKEWAKEGGIFQMVQLWVNLPSVYKMSCPKYQAIKNSDMTKVDLGENGHIEVIAGEYQNQKGPAFTFSPVHMMNAKLKNGGKATFSFPENFNTAALVIEGSIIVNDEEKAPLNHLVVFQNEGENFTIEAAEDSIVLIISGMPLNEPIFPHGPFVMNSREEIMQAFEDFNLGRFGYLAD